The Litchfieldia alkalitelluris genome has a window encoding:
- a CDS encoding ParA family protein has protein sequence MGKIIAIANQKGGVGKTTTSVNLSACLAYIGKRVLLVDIDPQGNATSGTGIEKAEVDQCIYDILVEDVEVQHVVKPTAVENLSIIPATIQLAGAEIELVPTISREVRLKRALEAVKDNYDYIIIDCPPSLGLLTINALTASDAVLIPVQCEYYALEGLSQLLNTVRLVQKHLNTDLMIEGVLLTMLDARTNLGIQVIDEVKKYFQDKVYHTIIPRNIRLSEAPSHGEPIIIYDPKSRGAEVYLDLAKEVVGNG, from the coding sequence GTGGGGAAAATCATCGCGATTGCAAACCAAAAAGGTGGAGTTGGTAAAACAACTACATCAGTTAATTTAAGTGCTTGTTTAGCGTATATTGGTAAAAGGGTACTGTTAGTAGATATCGATCCGCAAGGTAACGCTACAAGTGGTACAGGAATTGAGAAGGCAGAAGTAGATCAATGTATCTATGATATTTTGGTTGAGGATGTAGAGGTACAGCATGTTGTGAAACCGACAGCAGTTGAAAATCTATCTATTATTCCTGCAACTATTCAGCTAGCAGGTGCTGAAATTGAGTTAGTTCCAACGATTTCACGTGAAGTACGGTTAAAAAGAGCTTTAGAAGCAGTAAAAGATAACTATGATTATATAATCATAGATTGCCCACCTTCATTAGGGCTATTAACAATTAATGCATTAACCGCTTCAGATGCAGTTTTAATACCTGTTCAATGTGAATATTATGCATTAGAAGGACTTAGTCAATTATTAAATACAGTTCGATTGGTTCAAAAACACCTTAATACGGATTTAATGATAGAAGGAGTTCTACTTACAATGCTAGATGCAAGGACGAACTTAGGAATTCAAGTCATTGATGAAGTGAAAAAATATTTCCAGGACAAGGTTTATCACACTATTATTCCAAGAAATATTAGGTTAAGTGAAGCACCGAGTCATGGTGAACCTATTATTATTTACGATCCAAAATCTAGAGGTGCTGAGGTATATTTAGATCTTGCAAAGGAAGTGGTAGGCAATGGCTAA
- a CDS encoding ParB/RepB/Spo0J family partition protein — MAKGLGKGINALFTNMEVGREEVVQEIKITELRPNPYQPRKTFEPEAIEELKESILAHGILQPIIVRKSIKGFEIVVGERRFRAAKAAKLSSVPAVIRDLTEQQMMELALLENLQREDLNPIEEAAAYQTLIEHLKLTQEQLAQRLGKSRPHIANHLRLLSLPKTVQQLISDGKISMGHGRTLLGLKRKEKLEPLIEKIIKEQLNVRQLEELINQLNQNVPRETVKPAPKKDVFIRERETVLREKFGTSVTIKQNKKKGKIEIEFFSKEDLERILEMLDSPSVS; from the coding sequence ATGGCTAAAGGTCTAGGTAAAGGAATAAATGCCTTATTTACAAATATGGAAGTTGGGCGAGAAGAAGTTGTTCAAGAAATTAAGATTACCGAATTACGTCCAAATCCTTACCAGCCACGAAAGACATTCGAACCTGAAGCAATTGAAGAACTAAAAGAATCAATCTTAGCACATGGAATCTTACAACCTATCATTGTTAGGAAAAGCATTAAGGGTTTTGAAATTGTAGTCGGGGAGAGACGTTTCAGAGCGGCGAAAGCAGCCAAACTATCAAGTGTACCAGCGGTTATAAGAGATCTAACTGAACAACAAATGATGGAGCTTGCTTTATTAGAAAACCTGCAGAGAGAAGATTTAAATCCAATTGAAGAAGCCGCAGCATACCAAACTTTAATTGAACATTTAAAATTAACTCAAGAGCAATTGGCCCAACGATTAGGTAAAAGTAGGCCTCATATTGCAAACCATCTAAGATTATTATCTCTTCCAAAGACTGTTCAACAGCTCATTTCAGATGGGAAAATTTCAATGGGGCATGGTAGAACTTTACTGGGCTTAAAAAGGAAAGAAAAATTAGAACCTTTAATAGAAAAAATTATTAAGGAACAGTTGAATGTCCGCCAATTAGAAGAACTGATAAATCAATTAAATCAAAATGTTCCACGTGAAACAGTGAAACCTGCTCCTAAAAAAGATGTTTTTATTCGTGAAAGAGAGACAGTTTTAAGGGAGAAGTTTGGAACATCTGTAACGATAAAACAAAACAAGAAAAAAGGGAAAATTGAAATTGAATTTTTCTCTAAGGAAGACTTAGAAAGAATCCTTGAAATGTTAGATTCTCCAAGTGTTTCATAA
- a CDS encoding DUF554 domain-containing protein: MVLLGTIVNGLCIILGTLLGKLLNRIPENIKGTVMQGIGLAVIILGIQMGLKSQQFLIVIFSLVFGSILGEYWALDHKLNALGNWLERKIGKNQEGTIAKGFVTATLIFVIGAMAIIGSLDSGLRNDHRVLYTKSILDGFTSLILATTLGIGVLFSAIPVILYQGSIAIFATQIEKWIPTDLMNSFITEMTATGGVMILAIGLNLIGLTNIRVANFLPSILVTATLVTLFYFWSDVIQFVQAI; this comes from the coding sequence TTGGTATTACTAGGTACAATTGTTAATGGGTTATGTATTATCCTCGGAACCCTTTTAGGGAAATTACTTAATCGTATTCCTGAAAATATAAAAGGCACGGTTATGCAAGGAATTGGACTGGCTGTTATTATATTGGGAATACAAATGGGGTTAAAAAGTCAGCAGTTCTTAATCGTTATATTTAGTCTTGTTTTTGGTTCGATTTTAGGTGAATACTGGGCATTAGATCATAAATTAAATGCTTTAGGTAACTGGCTGGAGAGAAAAATTGGTAAAAATCAAGAAGGAACAATTGCTAAGGGATTTGTTACAGCTACCTTAATCTTCGTTATTGGAGCTATGGCGATAATAGGTTCATTAGATAGTGGTTTAAGAAATGACCACAGAGTTTTATATACCAAGTCAATTCTAGATGGTTTTACTAGTTTAATATTAGCAACAACCCTTGGAATAGGAGTGCTTTTCTCAGCGATACCAGTTATTTTATACCAAGGATCAATCGCTATTTTTGCTACTCAAATTGAAAAATGGATACCAACTGATTTAATGAATTCATTTATTACAGAAATGACAGCAACTGGTGGTGTTATGATTTTGGCTATCGGTCTAAATTTGATAGGATTGACGAATATTAGGGTAGCAAATTTTCTACCTAGTATTTTAGTAACAGCAACTTTAGTAACTCTTTTCTATTTTTGGTCGGATGTTATTCAATTTGTTCAGGCAATTTAG
- the yyaC gene encoding spore protease YyaC: protein MNLKQNLFDVIKGDKTRILYNQEDAEKDISLKVTSLLPSNNQPIIIICIGTDRSTGDSLGPLVGTKLTEKRLSQFHVYGTLDDPIHAVNLEEKMNWIKQTYQKPFIIGIDACLGRLKSVGIISIGDGPVKPGAGVNKALTPVGDIHITGIVNVSGFMEYFVLQNTRLSLVMKMADTIVNSICQVDLVHDRRRQIHLNDKKETIHPKSSS, encoded by the coding sequence ATGAATCTAAAACAAAATCTTTTTGATGTTATTAAAGGTGATAAAACCCGTATCTTATATAACCAAGAAGATGCAGAAAAGGATATATCACTAAAAGTCACATCATTACTCCCTTCTAACAATCAACCAATCATTATTATTTGTATAGGTACTGATCGATCTACTGGTGACTCGCTTGGCCCTCTTGTAGGAACAAAATTAACAGAAAAAAGGTTGTCTCAATTTCATGTATATGGCACTTTGGACGATCCTATACATGCTGTTAATCTAGAAGAAAAGATGAATTGGATTAAGCAAACATATCAAAAGCCTTTTATCATCGGTATTGATGCCTGTTTAGGGCGATTAAAGAGCGTTGGAATTATTTCTATAGGCGATGGTCCTGTGAAGCCTGGAGCCGGTGTAAATAAAGCCTTAACACCTGTTGGAGATATACATATAACTGGTATTGTGAATGTTAGCGGATTTATGGAATACTTTGTTCTTCAAAATACACGTCTAAGCCTCGTAATGAAGATGGCTGATACAATTGTGAATAGTATTTGTCAGGTTGATCTTGTTCATGATAGGAGAAGACAGATACATTTAAATGATAAAAAAGAAACTATACACCCAAAAAGTAGTTCGTAA